One region of Polyodon spathula isolate WHYD16114869_AA chromosome 25, ASM1765450v1, whole genome shotgun sequence genomic DNA includes:
- the LOC121300190 gene encoding adenosine receptor A1-like: protein MPANGNAISSLDIAYIVFEAVIALASLSGNVLVVWAVKLNKALRDTTFYLIVSLAVADIAVGAVAIPIAILISLEVNMHFYCCLFAGCLLCILTQNSILSLLAIAIDRYLRVKLPVKYRAVMTHRRAWMAVGVCWLVPTILGLLPMLGWHRGGSLGATAERNSSSSSSSTEGRYKACSFSAVMSMDYVVYFNFFGLILTPLLLMLGLYVLVFSTIKKQLQLSQAACKASRLQKELKLANTLALVLALFAMCWLPLPIMNSVGFFCPTCHVSKPILYCGILLSHANSAINPVVYAFKIKKFRVTFLKIWRHYYTGSEWSESAPHSNTLQSQGAEKSDSV from the exons ATGCCAGCAAACGGGAATGCAATCTCTAGCCTAGACATCGCATACATCGTGTTTGAAGCGGTCATCGCATTGGCGTCCCTTTCAGGCAACGTCCTTGTGGTGTGGGCAGTCAAACTGAACAAGGCACTCAGAGATACTACTTTCTATTTAATCGTCTCGTTGGCTGTGGCTGATATCGCGGTTGGAGCAGTCGCTATCCCGATAGCCATTCTCATTAGCCTGGAGGTCAACATGCACTTCTATTGCTGCCTGTTCGCCGGCTGTCTTTTGTGTATCCTGACACAAAACTCCATACTGTCGCTGCTGGCTATCGCGATAGACAGATACCTCAGGGTAAAGCTGCCTGTCAA GTACAGAGCAGTAATGACCCACCGCCGCGCCTGGATGGCAGTTGGAGTCTGTTGGCTGGTGCCCACCATTCTGGGTCTGCTGCCCATGTTGGGTTGGCACCGAGGAGGCAGCTTGGGGGCTACTGCAGAgcgcaacagcagcagcagcagcagcagcactgagggAAGGTACAAGGCGTGCAGTTTCTCCGCGGTGATGAGCATGGACTACGTGGTCTACTTCAACTTCTTTGGGCTCATCCTGACTCCCTTACTGCTGATGCTGGGGCTGTATGTGCTGGTTTTCTCCACCATCAAGAAGCAGCTGCAGCTCTCCCAGGCAGCCTGCAAAGCCTCCAGGCTCCAGAAGGAACTGAAGCTTGCAAACACTTTGGCGTTAGTCCTGGCTCTGTTTGCCATGTGTTGGCTACCTCTGCCCATCATGAACTCGGTGGGGTTCTTCTGCCCCACGTGCCATGTGTCCAAGCCCATTCTCTACTGCGGCATTCTACTAAGTCACGCAAACTCTGCTATCAACCCTGTGGTGTACGCCTTCAAAATCAAGAAGTTCAGGGTCACCTTCTTGAAGATCTGGCGCCATTACTATACTGGATCAGAGTGGAGCGAATCAGCTCCTCACTCCAACACCTTGCAGTCACAGGGGGCAGAGAAATCGGATAGTGTCTGA